In Pseudomonas glycinae, the DNA window TGGCGACCATCAGCCCGAGCGCGGGGGTGAACGTACCGGTGCTGGGTTCCAACCACCCGAGCTACATCTGGTACGCCGCCGACCCGAGCAACTACACCGGCGACGATGCCCAGGCCAAGGCCGATGCGGCCGGTCTGAAGGTGATGGGACAAGACTTGAGCGCTGCCTGCTGGCAGGCCGGAATGGGCAGCAAACCGGGCACCGATCCGAAGACACTGCTCAACAGCTGCACCCAGACCTGGCAAGTGACGCAGAAAGCCAAGACCTGCGAGCTGTTCTACACCACGATCCGCAACGAGACCGTGGCACAGGCGGACAAAACCTGTTCGACCGCACCGGTCAAATCCCAACTGCAACAGCTGAAAAGCCCATTGCCGGACATGGCCGCGCCCGCCGCCCACCTCTGAACGAACGTGCGACGTTCCCGTGTCAGCCTCGGCTGACTCGGGAAAGCGTCTATTTCGCCTGTCAGATCTGACAGTAGACCGCTAGTGTGATTTACGGGATCTTGGATCCAATCATCGTGTTGCAGGACTGACAGGACGTCAGCCCAGGGAAGTCGCGACACCGAGCCAACAGGGAGCGTTATGAACACTTACGCATTACCGGGTAAACCGGCACGCGATACCGAGGGCATTTATCCTTTTGCCGGACTCCCCGTCCGCCTGGGATTTCCGTCGAAGCAGGATTTCGAGATTGTTCACGATCCCGAAGGCGTGGCCACCGCTGTCATAGCGTGCCGGGCATTTATGCGTATCACCCGAATGTGCCGGTTTTCGGGCCAGTTGCTGCCCTATCGCTGCCGACAGACTCGGCAACTGCTGGCCGGCATCCATCTGTACGATCCGCGTTTTTGCGGGGCAATCGAGCATTGTTGCGACCCGAACACCTTTCTCGACATGAGCGAGTTATGGCTGTGGGCATTGCGCGACATTGTCGCGGGAGAACGGCTGACGGTGGATTACACCGCCACCGAAGACAAACTGCTGCGGCAGTTCGCCTGCGGTTGCGGGTCCTCGCGCTGCCGTGGGTGGATCACCGGTTACGACGAATCACCCAATCTTGAAGGCCAGCGCTATTTGCTCAGCTGGCGGCGACAAGGTTTACGCTGAACGACCGGTCAAGGCGCGCCGACCGGACGTAAACGGTACTGCGGCGGCAATTGCTCGAAACCGCTGATCGTGGTGTTCAGACTCTTCCAGCGACCATCCTTGATGCCGTAGATGCAACCGTGGATCGACAGGCTCTGCCCGCGATGCCAGGCGTTCTGGATGATGCTGGTGTGGGCGACGTTGGCCACTTGCTGAATCACGTTGAGCTCGCACAGACGATCGACCTGTTCCTCTTCGGTCGGCAGCCTGGCCAGTTCTTCGCGTTTCTCGTAGTACAGGTCACGGATCGAACGCAGCCAGCCATCGATCAGGCCGAACTGACGATCCTGCATCGACGCACGCACACCGCCGCAGCCGTAGTGTCCGGTCACCAGGATATGTTTGACCTTGAGCACGTCCACTGCGTACTGGATCACCGACAGGCAGTTGAGGTCGGTGTGCAGCACCACGTTGGCGACGTTGCGGTGAACGAACAGATCGCCCGGCAGCATGCCGACGATTTCATTGGCCGGAACCCGCGCATCGGAGCAGCCGATCCACAAGTATTCAGGCGTCTGCTGGCGAGCCAGTTTGGCGAAGAAATCCGGGTCTTCCTTGGTGATCGCGTCAGCCCAACGCTCGTTGTTATCAATCAGGTCTTGTAAGTCATGCATGCTGTAAGGCCTCAAGAAAGATGCGCTGGTATGACAGTCGACCGCCCGTCGGGGTCACGCACGGATCGCTGGTGATTTGCTTTGAATTCTCGCGCACCCGGTGAGTCCACCTCAGTAAGGCCCACAGAATGAGGATTTGCCATGACTGATTCACGACGTCCCCTCGATGCGGTGCAACCGGAGCCCATCGATAATAACGAAG includes these proteins:
- the can gene encoding carbonate dehydratase yields the protein MHDLQDLIDNNERWADAITKEDPDFFAKLARQQTPEYLWIGCSDARVPANEIVGMLPGDLFVHRNVANVVLHTDLNCLSVIQYAVDVLKVKHILVTGHYGCGGVRASMQDRQFGLIDGWLRSIRDLYYEKREELARLPTEEEQVDRLCELNVIQQVANVAHTSIIQNAWHRGQSLSIHGCIYGIKDGRWKSLNTTISGFEQLPPQYRLRPVGAP